In one window of Ostrinia nubilalis chromosome 21, ilOstNubi1.1, whole genome shotgun sequence DNA:
- the LOC135082254 gene encoding cell cycle control protein 50A: MATSSDTSDPNVKSRRPAESAFKQQRLPAWQPILTAGTVLPTFFVIGIAFIPVGIGLLYFSDEVKEHVIDYTYCMKEDENITCADYIKQNFMAACTCRLPFNLTEGFKGDVYFYYGLSNYYQNHRRYVKSRDDNQLLGRLSNPPSSDCDPFSYDDVDGKRKPVAPCGAIANSLFNDTLTVQTLEPSRPYTDVPVLRTGIAWDSDKHIKFKNPPGDLQVAFENYTKPTNWRVNVWELDPKNPDNNGFQNEDLIVWMRTAALPTFRKLYRRVDHSQEGYLGGLDKGAYMLIVEYNYPVTDFDGRKSFVVSTTSLLGGKNPFLGVAYVVVGTLCLLLGIVLLVIHVRCSKSTTEMINVNPRTPYS; this comes from the exons ATGGCCACGTCTAGTGATACTTCAGATCCGAATGTTAAGTCCAGGCGACCAGCTG AATCTGCTTTTAAGCAGCAGCGTCTGCCCGCCTGGCAGCCAATACTTACTGCAGGGACGGTCCTGCCGACTTTCTTCGTGATTGGCATCGCTTTTATTCCCGTTGGAATTGGTTTACTCTATTTCTCTGATGAG GTTAAAGAGCATGTAATAGACTACACATACTGCATGAAAGAGGACGAGAATATAACATGCGCTGACTACATCAAGCAGAACTTTATGGCAGCGTGTACTTGCCGGCTGCCATTCAACCTCACCGAAGGATTCAAAGGCGATGTCTACTTCTACTATGGTCTAAGTAACTACTATCAGAACCACCGACGCTATGTGAAGTCTAG AGATGACAACCAGTTGTTAGGTCGTCTATCCAATCCTCCATCATCAGATTGTGACCCGTTTTCTTATGACGATGTGGATGGGAAAAGGAAACCAGTGGCGCCGTGTGGTGCTATTGCTAATTCGCTGTTTAATG ATACCCTGACGGTACAGACCCTAGAGCCAAGTCGTCCATACACAGACGTGCCAGTACTGCGGACCGGGATCGCATGGGATTCTGACAAGCATATCAAGTTCAAGAATCCCCCTGGAGATTTGCAAGTTG CATTCGAAAACTACACCAAGCCGACGAATTGGCGAGTCAATGTATGGGAACTCGACCCGAAAAACCCTGATAACAACGGTTTCCAG AACGAAGACCTGATAGTGTGGATGCGTACCGCCGCCCTGCCGACGTTTAGGAAGCTGTATCGGCGTGTCGACCACAGCCAGGAGGGCTACTTGGGAGGCCTCGACAAGGGCGCCTATATGCTCATTGTGGAGTACA ATTACCCAGTGACGGACTTCGACGGGCGCAAATCATTCGTGGTATCGACGACGTCACTTCTCGGCGGCAAGAACCCTTTCTTGGGCGTGGCCTACGTTGTAGTAGGCACACTCTGTCTGCTGTTAGGGATCGTGTTGCTCGTCATACACGTTCGCTGCTCCAAGAG CACAACGGAGATGATCAACGTGAATCCGCGCACGCCGTACTCTTAA
- the LOC135082255 gene encoding septin-1 isoform X2, translated as MTSESSNKNFSNLETPGYVGFANLPNQVHRKSVKKGFEFTLMVVGESGLGKSTLVNSLFLTDLYPERVIPDAIEKTNQTVKLDASTVEIEERGVKLRLTVVDTPGYGDAIDNTDCFRSIIQYIDEQFERFLRDESGLNRRNIVDNRIHCCFYFISPFGHGLKPLDIEFMKQLHNKVNIVPVIAKADCLTKKEVQRLKTRVMEEIEREGIKIYPLPDCDSDEDEDYKEQVRQLKAAVPFAVCGAGQQLEVRGRRVRGRLYPWGVVEVENPEHCDFIKLRTMLITHMQDLQEVTQEVHYENYRSERLARSGQVPKRHTSTESGLSEADSNGVTNGSNEDADRALREKEAELRRMQEMLEQMQRQMQLAAAGAPTTA; from the exons ATGACCAGCGAGTCATCAAATAAAAAC TTCTCCAACTTGGAAACCCCAGGTTACGTTGGGTTTGCCAACTTACCAAACCAGGTGCACCGGAAGTCGGTAAAGAAAGGCTTCGAGTTTACGCTCATGGTCGTTGGGGAGAGTGGATTGGGAAAGTCTACTTTAGTGAACTCCCTATTCTTGACTGACTTGTATCCGGAGAGAGTGATTCCTGATGCAATCG AGAAAACAAATCAGACGGTCAAATTGGATGCATCAACTGTGGAGATTGAAGAAAGAGGCGTAAAACTCCGTTTAACTGTGGTGGACACTCCTGGCTATGGAGATGCTATTGACAATACTGACTGCTTTAGG TCAATCATCCAATACATTGACGAACAATTCGAGCGTTTCCTGCGCGACGAGAGCGGTCTCAACCGGCGCAATATTGTCGACAACCGCATACACTGCTGCTTCTACTTTATTTCGCCTTTTGGACATgg GTTGAAACCCCTTGATATTGAGTTCATGAAGCAACTGCACAACAAAGTGAACATCGTGCCTGTTATTGCCAAAGCCGACTGCCTCACCAAGAAGGAGGTTCAACGACTCAAGACTAGG GTTATGGAAGAAATCGAAAGGGAAGGAATCAAAATCTACCCTTTGCCTGATTGCGACAGTGATGAAGACGAGGATTATAAAGAGCAG GTGCGTCAACTGAAGGCAGCGGTGCCATTCGCGGTGTGCGGCGCGGGCCAACAGCTGGaggtgcgcgggcgccgcgttCGCGGCCGGCTGTACCCGTGGGGCGTGGTCGAGGTCGAGAACCCCGAGCACTGCGACTTTATCAAGCTGCGGACTATGCTCAT CACTCACATGCAAGACCTGCAGGAGGTGACGCAAGAGGTGCACTACGAGAACTACCGCTCGGAGCGGCTCGCGCGCAGCGGGCAAGTGCCTAAACGTCACAC GTCTACGGAGAGCGGCCTCAGCGAAGCCGATAGCAACGGTGTAACCAACGGATCTAATGAAGATGCTGACCGTGCTCTTCGTGAAAAG GAGGCAGAGCTTCGTCGTATGCAGGAGATGCTGGAGCAGATGCAGCGGCAGATGCAGCTGGCCGCCGCCGGCGCGCCCACCACCGCATAG
- the LOC135082255 gene encoding septin-1 isoform X1, with translation MRSLKIGNMLFSNLETPGYVGFANLPNQVHRKSVKKGFEFTLMVVGESGLGKSTLVNSLFLTDLYPERVIPDAIEKTNQTVKLDASTVEIEERGVKLRLTVVDTPGYGDAIDNTDCFRSIIQYIDEQFERFLRDESGLNRRNIVDNRIHCCFYFISPFGHGLKPLDIEFMKQLHNKVNIVPVIAKADCLTKKEVQRLKTRVMEEIEREGIKIYPLPDCDSDEDEDYKEQVRQLKAAVPFAVCGAGQQLEVRGRRVRGRLYPWGVVEVENPEHCDFIKLRTMLITHMQDLQEVTQEVHYENYRSERLARSGQVPKRHTSTESGLSEADSNGVTNGSNEDADRALREKEAELRRMQEMLEQMQRQMQLAAAGAPTTA, from the exons ATGCGTTCTTTGAAAATAGGAAACATGTTG TTCTCCAACTTGGAAACCCCAGGTTACGTTGGGTTTGCCAACTTACCAAACCAGGTGCACCGGAAGTCGGTAAAGAAAGGCTTCGAGTTTACGCTCATGGTCGTTGGGGAGAGTGGATTGGGAAAGTCTACTTTAGTGAACTCCCTATTCTTGACTGACTTGTATCCGGAGAGAGTGATTCCTGATGCAATCG AGAAAACAAATCAGACGGTCAAATTGGATGCATCAACTGTGGAGATTGAAGAAAGAGGCGTAAAACTCCGTTTAACTGTGGTGGACACTCCTGGCTATGGAGATGCTATTGACAATACTGACTGCTTTAGG TCAATCATCCAATACATTGACGAACAATTCGAGCGTTTCCTGCGCGACGAGAGCGGTCTCAACCGGCGCAATATTGTCGACAACCGCATACACTGCTGCTTCTACTTTATTTCGCCTTTTGGACATgg GTTGAAACCCCTTGATATTGAGTTCATGAAGCAACTGCACAACAAAGTGAACATCGTGCCTGTTATTGCCAAAGCCGACTGCCTCACCAAGAAGGAGGTTCAACGACTCAAGACTAGG GTTATGGAAGAAATCGAAAGGGAAGGAATCAAAATCTACCCTTTGCCTGATTGCGACAGTGATGAAGACGAGGATTATAAAGAGCAG GTGCGTCAACTGAAGGCAGCGGTGCCATTCGCGGTGTGCGGCGCGGGCCAACAGCTGGaggtgcgcgggcgccgcgttCGCGGCCGGCTGTACCCGTGGGGCGTGGTCGAGGTCGAGAACCCCGAGCACTGCGACTTTATCAAGCTGCGGACTATGCTCAT CACTCACATGCAAGACCTGCAGGAGGTGACGCAAGAGGTGCACTACGAGAACTACCGCTCGGAGCGGCTCGCGCGCAGCGGGCAAGTGCCTAAACGTCACAC GTCTACGGAGAGCGGCCTCAGCGAAGCCGATAGCAACGGTGTAACCAACGGATCTAATGAAGATGCTGACCGTGCTCTTCGTGAAAAG GAGGCAGAGCTTCGTCGTATGCAGGAGATGCTGGAGCAGATGCAGCGGCAGATGCAGCTGGCCGCCGCCGGCGCGCCCACCACCGCATAG